One region of Scophthalmus maximus strain ysfricsl-2021 chromosome 13, ASM2237912v1, whole genome shotgun sequence genomic DNA includes:
- the matk gene encoding megakaryocyte-associated tyrosine-protein kinase produces the protein MEKMNWTAGTQCVAKGDHRKPKPGELAYHKGDILTIVDISTRKGFYKASHNTTGDEGLINSTNVREREALRVDPCLSLMPWFHGKISGPEAVCKLQPAEDGLFLVRESIRHPGDYVLCVSVSGVVIHYRVIYQDSKLTIDNTQYFYNLIDMIEFYSKDKGSIATTLLKPRQKQGTKSAELELSKSGWLLDITKLTLGANIGEGEFGAVYEGEYMGQRVAVKTIKCDVTAQAFLQETAVMTKLQHKNLVRLLGVILHKGLHIVTELMRKGNLVNFLRTRGRSVVDSVQLLRFSLDVCEGMEYLESKKLVHRDLAARNVLVSDDSVAKVSDFGLTRLDPKVSDNVKVPVKWTAPEALKKDKFSTKSDVWSYGVLLWEIFAYGRQPYPKMSLKEVKDTVEGGYRMQAPEDCPPGVYSLMTICWELEPRRRPAFHKLKEKLEREMGKHSPSPGSEHRDGARSGSRC, from the exons ATGGAGAAG aTGAACTGGACTGCAGGGACACAGTGTGTAGCCAAGGGCGACCACAGAAAACCCAAACCTGGAGAACTGGCGTATCACAAAGGAGACATCCTCACTATTGTCGACATTAGCACA AGGAAGGGTTTTTACAAAGCCAGCCACAACACCACTGGAGACGAGGGGCTCATCAACTCCACCAATGTTCGCGAGAGAGAGGCCCTGCGTGTTGACCCTTGCCTCAGCCTCATGCC TTGGTTCCATGGGAAGATCTCCGGTCCAGAGGCGGTGTGTAAGCTGCAGCCGGCTGAGGACGGCCTGTTCCTGGTGCGAGAGTCTATCCGACATCCCGGAGACTACGTCCTGTGCGTTAGTGTCTCCGGGGTGGTCATCCACTACAGAGTGATTTATCAGGACAGCAAGCTGACCATCGACAACACACAGTACTTCTACAACCTCATAGACATGATAGAG TTCTACTCGAAGGACAAAGGCTCAATTGCCACAACTCTTCTGAAGCccagacaaaaacaaggaaCCAAGTCAGCTGAGTTAGAGCTGTCGAAAT ctGGATGGTTGCTGGACATTACAAAGCTCACACTGGGAGCGAATATCGGAGAGGGGGAGTTTGGTG CTGTCTATGAAGGAGAGTACATGGGCCAGAGGGTGGCAGTAAAGACCATCAAATGTGACGTCACAGCTCAGGCCTTCCTGCAGGAGACAGCAGTGATGAC gaagCTGCAGCATAAAAACTTGGTGCGGTTGTTGGGCGTCATTCTTCACAAAGGGCTTCATATTGTCACAGAGCTCATGCGCAAG GGAAACCTTGTCAATTTTCTCAGGACAAGGGGACGTTCAGTTGTAGACTCAGTTCAGCTTCTACGCTTTTCACT CGATGTGTGTGAGGGGATGGAGTACCTGGAGTCTAAGAAGCTAGTTCACAGAGACCTGGCAGCTCGTAACGTCCTCGTCTCTGACGACAGTGTGGCCAAGGTCAGCGACTTTGGCCTGACCAGATTGGACCCCAAGGTGTCAGACAACGTCAAAGTGCCTGTGAAATGGACCGCCCCCGAGGCTCTGAAGAAAGAC AAATTCTCCACAAAGTCTGATGTCTGGAGTTATGGTGTTCTTTTGTGGGAGATCTTCGCCTACGGTCGTCAACCTTACCCCAAGATG TCTCTGAAGGAGGTGAAAGACACGGTGGAGGGGGGTTATCGCATGCAGGCTCCGGAGGACTGTCCCCCTGGAGTTTACTCCCTCATGACTATTTGCTGGGAGCTGGAGCCACGCAGAAGACCCGCTTTCCACAAACTGAAGGAGAAACTCGAGCGAGAGATGGGAAAACACAGCCCGAGCCCTGGGTCTGAGCATCGGGATGGGGCGAGGTCTGGATCTAGATGCTGA